The Methylomicrobium agile genome has a segment encoding these proteins:
- the ispF gene encoding 2-C-methyl-D-erythritol 2,4-cyclodiphosphate synthase, which translates to MIRVGQGYDVHRFNEGDHIILGGVTIPYEKGLEAHSDGDVVLHALADALLGAAALGDIGKHFPDTDPQFKGADSRVLLRHVYGVVRDRGYTLVNADITIIAQAPKMAPHIAAMCRNIADDLQTEVDFINVKATTTEKLGFEGRKEGIAVQAVVLVEKK; encoded by the coding sequence ATGATCAGAGTAGGGCAAGGCTATGACGTGCACCGCTTCAACGAGGGCGATCACATCATTTTAGGCGGCGTGACGATTCCTTACGAAAAAGGACTGGAAGCGCATTCGGACGGCGACGTGGTGCTGCATGCGCTGGCCGATGCGTTGCTGGGCGCAGCTGCGCTGGGCGACATAGGCAAACATTTTCCGGACACCGATCCGCAGTTCAAAGGCGCCGATAGCCGAGTGTTGCTGCGCCATGTTTACGGCGTCGTTCGTGATAGGGGCTATACCCTGGTCAATGCCGACATCACGATCATCGCGCAAGCCCCGAAAATGGCTCCCCATATCGCCGCGATGTGCCGGAATATCGCCGACGATTTACAAACCGAAGTTGATTTCATCAATGTGAAAGCGACTACGACCGAAAAACTCGGCTTCGAAGGCCGTAAGGAAGGAATTGCGGTGCAGGCGGTGGTGTTGGTAGAAAAAAAATAG
- the ftsB gene encoding cell division protein FtsB → MKFLVAVIILLILHFQYRLWLGDGSLKETRAYQQQLAELKKLAEEKRQRNEKLYAEVRDLHKGQEAIEERARDELGMIREDETFFQVIEK, encoded by the coding sequence ATGAAATTTCTCGTTGCGGTCATCATTCTGCTGATCCTCCACTTTCAATACCGCCTGTGGCTCGGCGACGGCAGTCTGAAGGAAACGCGCGCCTATCAACAACAGCTGGCGGAACTGAAGAAGCTGGCCGAGGAAAAACGCCAGCGCAACGAGAAACTTTATGCGGAAGTCAGGGACCTGCACAAAGGCCAGGAAGCGATCGAGGAACGCGCCCGCGACGAATTGGGCATGATTCGCGAAGACGAGACTTTTTTTCAGGTAATCGAAAAATAA
- a CDS encoding Txe/YoeB family addiction module toxin, which translates to MIISFEATAFDDFNQWAIDDKKCHKRIVTLIKDICRNPYEGLGKPEPLKYELQGYWSRRIDDEHRLVYKIQDGRLIVISCKYHYKK; encoded by the coding sequence GTGATCATCAGTTTCGAAGCCACGGCATTTGATGATTTTAATCAGTGGGCAATCGATGACAAAAAATGCCATAAACGCATCGTCACGCTGATCAAGGATATTTGCCGCAATCCTTATGAAGGGTTGGGCAAACCGGAGCCGTTGAAATATGAACTGCAAGGCTATTGGTCGCGGCGAATCGATGACGAACACCGTTTGGTTTATAAAATCCAGGATGGCAGGTTGATTGTTATCAGTTGTAAATACCATTACAAGAAGTAG
- the tilS gene encoding tRNA lysidine(34) synthetase TilS, with protein sequence MTLNRVVSTDGIPESVWRQSTVTVKFRSGGEKIALPGRRGHHLLKNLYQEIGMPPWERAALPLLYLDGQLAAVADLWIGADYYREGLYPCFRLALARH encoded by the coding sequence ATGACCCTGAATCGGGTCGTTTCGACGGACGGAATTCCCGAGTCCGTCTGGCGGCAGTCAACCGTAACCGTCAAATTCCGTAGCGGGGGAGAAAAGATCGCGTTGCCCGGACGCCGTGGTCATCATCTTTTGAAAAATCTCTATCAGGAGATCGGTATGCCGCCTTGGGAAAGGGCTGCGCTTCCTTTGCTCTATCTCGACGGCCAACTGGCCGCGGTCGCCGACCTTTGGATCGGCGCCGACTATTACCGGGAAGGCCTGTATCCCTGTTTCCGTCTGGCGTTAGCCCGTCATTGA
- the eno gene encoding phosphopyruvate hydratase, translating to MAAIVDIRAREVLDSRGNPTVEADVVLASGVVGSAMVPSGASTGEREAIELRDGDKSRYLGKGVLKAVENVKTEIRGAIIGMDAADQEGIDNKMLALDGTESKSRLGANALLAVSMAAAHAAAQESKQPLYRYLNKSGEFVMPVPMMNIINGGSHADNSVDLQEFMILPVGAPTFREAIRYGAEVFHNLAKVLKSKGLATTVGDEGGFAPNLSSNEEAIGVILQAIEQAGFKPGVDIYLGLDAAASEYYSDGVYDLASENKQYTSAQMADFFVDWVNKYPIISIEDGFDENDWDGWKLMTEKLGGRIQLVGDDLFVTNPKILARGIERSIANSILIKVNQIGTLTETLAAIDMAKKAGYSAVVSHRSGETEDTTIADLVVATGTGQIKTGSLSRSDRVAKYNRLMKIEEELGGVARYAGRSAFKSL from the coding sequence ATGGCTGCAATAGTAGATATTCGTGCAAGAGAAGTTCTGGATTCGCGCGGCAACCCGACCGTCGAAGCCGATGTGGTACTGGCGTCCGGCGTGGTCGGCAGCGCGATGGTGCCGTCCGGGGCATCGACCGGCGAACGTGAAGCGATCGAACTGCGCGACGGCGACAAATCCCGCTATCTCGGCAAAGGCGTGTTGAAAGCCGTCGAGAACGTCAAGACCGAAATCCGCGGCGCGATCATCGGCATGGACGCGGCCGATCAGGAAGGCATCGACAACAAGATGCTCGCACTGGACGGCACCGAATCGAAGTCGCGTCTGGGCGCGAACGCATTGCTGGCGGTCTCGATGGCGGCGGCGCACGCGGCGGCGCAGGAAAGCAAGCAGCCGCTGTACCGTTATCTGAACAAGTCCGGCGAATTCGTGATGCCGGTGCCGATGATGAACATCATCAACGGCGGCTCGCATGCGGACAACAGCGTCGATCTGCAGGAGTTCATGATTTTGCCGGTCGGCGCGCCGACTTTCCGCGAAGCGATCCGCTACGGCGCGGAAGTGTTCCACAATCTGGCCAAAGTATTGAAATCGAAAGGTTTGGCGACCACGGTCGGCGACGAAGGCGGTTTCGCGCCCAACCTGTCATCCAACGAAGAAGCGATCGGCGTGATCCTGCAGGCCATCGAACAGGCCGGCTTCAAACCGGGCGTCGACATTTACCTGGGCCTGGATGCGGCCGCGTCCGAATATTACAGCGACGGCGTCTACGATCTGGCGTCCGAGAACAAGCAGTACACGTCGGCGCAAATGGCCGACTTCTTCGTCGATTGGGTCAACAAATATCCGATTATCAGCATCGAAGACGGTTTCGACGAAAACGATTGGGACGGCTGGAAACTGATGACCGAAAAACTCGGCGGCCGCATCCAACTGGTCGGCGACGATTTGTTCGTAACCAATCCGAAGATTCTGGCCAGAGGCATCGAGCGGAGCATCGCCAATTCGATCCTGATCAAGGTGAATCAGATCGGCACGTTGACCGAAACGCTGGCCGCGATCGACATGGCGAAAAAAGCCGGTTACTCGGCGGTCGTTTCGCACCGTTCCGGCGAGACCGAAGACACCACGATCGCGGATCTGGTCGTTGCGACCGGCACCGGCCAGATCAAGACCGGATCGCTCAGCCGCTCCGACCGTGTCGCCAAGTACAACCGCCTGATGAAGATCGAGGAAGAGCTGGGCGGCGTGGCGCGCTATGCCGGCCGTAGCGCATTCAAGTCGCTCTAA
- the kdsA gene encoding 3-deoxy-8-phosphooctulonate synthase has protein sequence MQLCGFEVGLDKPLFLIAGPCVIESEQLALDTAGYLKEVTQELNIPFIYKSSFDKANRSSHESFRGLGIERGLEILAKVKKEIGVPVLTDVHEDTPLAEVAKVVDVMQTPAFLCRQTNFIRNVAACGIPVNIKKGQFLAPWDMANVANKAKAAGNDKIMVCERGVSFGYNNLVSDMRSLAVMRDTGCPVVFDATHSVQLPGGQGNCSGGQREFVPVLARAAVAVGISGLFMETHPNPAEAKSDGPNSWPMHRIKELLEVLLTIDQAVKAHPLIETTI, from the coding sequence ATGCAATTATGTGGTTTTGAAGTCGGCCTCGACAAGCCGCTGTTTTTGATCGCGGGCCCCTGCGTGATCGAAAGCGAACAACTGGCGCTCGATACGGCGGGCTATTTGAAAGAAGTGACGCAGGAACTGAACATTCCTTTTATCTACAAATCGTCGTTCGATAAGGCCAACCGTTCGTCGCATGAAAGCTTCCGTGGACTCGGCATTGAGCGCGGGCTCGAAATTCTGGCCAAAGTCAAAAAAGAAATCGGCGTGCCGGTTTTGACCGACGTGCACGAGGACACCCCGCTCGCCGAAGTTGCGAAGGTCGTCGACGTGATGCAGACGCCGGCGTTTCTGTGCCGGCAGACCAATTTCATCCGGAACGTCGCCGCGTGCGGCATTCCGGTCAACATCAAGAAAGGCCAGTTTCTGGCGCCCTGGGACATGGCGAATGTCGCGAACAAGGCGAAGGCCGCAGGTAACGACAAGATCATGGTCTGCGAGCGCGGGGTGTCGTTCGGCTACAACAACCTGGTTTCCGACATGCGCTCGCTGGCGGTGATGCGCGACACCGGCTGCCCGGTCGTGTTCGATGCGACCCACTCGGTACAATTGCCGGGCGGACAGGGCAACTGTTCGGGCGGCCAGCGCGAATTCGTGCCGGTGCTGGCGCGGGCCGCGGTGGCGGTCGGCATTTCCGGCCTGTTCATGGAAACGCATCCGAATCCGGCCGAGGCGAAAAGCGACGGCCCGAATTCGTGGCCGATGCACCGGATCAAAGAATTACTCGAAGTTTTATTAACCATCGATCAGGCGGTCAAAGCCCATCCCCTGATAGAAACAACAATCTAA
- a CDS encoding CTP synthase has product MTKYIFITGGVVSSLGKGIAASSLAAILEARGLKVTLTKLDPYINVDPGTMSPFQHGEVFVTEDGAETDLDLGHYERFLKTTMTRKNNFTTGQVYDSVLRRERKGEYLGATVQVIPHITDEIKSRIEQSAEGKDVALIEVGGTVGDIESLPFLEAIRQMRVDLGAERSLFIHLTLVPYIRSAGELKTKPTQHSVKELRTIGIQPDILICRSEQPIPVNERRKIALFTNVEEKAVISAVDADTIYRIPLLLHEQGLDDIVVNKLRLNAPPANLAEWKNVVDALTTSTNEVNIAIVGKYVDHTDSYKSLNEALIHAGIKTRNKVKIHYIDSETIEDEGVGALKNVDAILVPGGFGERGVEGKIATVKYARENKIPYLGICLGMQVAVIEFARDVAKLEGAHSTEFLPKSPHPVIGLITEWMDEAGRIETRDQNSDLGGTMRLGGQQCRLQADSLAFRLYQKDVITERHRHRYEFNNQYFDKLEKAGLRFSGKSIDGRLVEVIEIADHPWFLACQFHPEFTSTPRKGHPLFSGFVIAAAEHKKITV; this is encoded by the coding sequence ATGACCAAATATATCTTTATCACCGGCGGGGTCGTCTCTTCCCTCGGCAAGGGCATTGCGGCGTCTTCGCTCGCGGCCATTCTGGAAGCGCGCGGCCTGAAAGTGACGTTGACCAAGCTGGATCCTTACATCAACGTCGATCCGGGCACGATGAGCCCTTTCCAGCACGGTGAAGTGTTTGTGACCGAGGATGGCGCGGAAACCGATCTGGATCTGGGGCATTACGAGCGTTTCCTGAAAACCACGATGACCCGGAAGAACAATTTTACCACCGGTCAGGTCTATGACAGCGTACTGCGCCGCGAGCGCAAGGGCGAATATCTCGGCGCGACCGTACAGGTGATTCCGCATATTACCGACGAAATCAAGAGCCGCATCGAGCAAAGCGCGGAGGGCAAAGATGTCGCGCTTATCGAAGTCGGCGGCACGGTCGGTGACATCGAATCGTTGCCGTTTCTCGAAGCGATCCGGCAGATGCGCGTCGACCTCGGCGCGGAGCGCTCGCTGTTCATTCACCTGACGCTGGTCCCTTATATCCGCTCGGCGGGCGAACTCAAAACCAAACCGACCCAGCATTCGGTCAAGGAACTGCGCACCATCGGCATCCAGCCGGACATTTTGATCTGCCGTTCCGAACAGCCGATTCCGGTAAACGAGCGCCGCAAGATCGCCTTGTTTACCAATGTCGAGGAAAAAGCGGTCATTTCGGCGGTCGATGCGGATACGATTTACCGGATTCCGCTCTTACTGCATGAACAGGGCCTGGACGACATCGTCGTGAACAAATTGCGCCTGAATGCGCCGCCCGCGAATCTGGCCGAGTGGAAAAACGTGGTGGATGCATTGACCACATCCACCAATGAGGTAAACATCGCGATCGTCGGCAAATACGTCGACCATACCGATTCGTACAAATCCCTTAACGAGGCGCTGATTCATGCCGGCATCAAAACTCGTAACAAGGTCAAAATTCATTATATCGATTCGGAAACGATCGAAGACGAAGGCGTCGGCGCGCTGAAGAACGTCGATGCGATCCTGGTGCCTGGCGGTTTCGGCGAGCGCGGCGTGGAAGGCAAGATCGCCACGGTCAAATACGCCCGCGAGAACAAGATTCCTTACCTCGGCATCTGCCTCGGCATGCAGGTCGCAGTGATCGAATTCGCCCGCGACGTGGCGAAACTCGAAGGCGCGCACAGCACCGAATTCCTGCCGAAGTCGCCGCATCCGGTGATCGGCCTGATCACCGAATGGATGGACGAGGCCGGCCGGATCGAAACGCGCGATCAAAACTCCGACTTGGGCGGCACGATGCGCCTCGGCGGTCAGCAATGCCGCCTGCAGGCCGATTCGCTGGCGTTCCGTCTCTACCAGAAAGACGTGATTACCGAACGTCACCGTCATCGCTACGAGTTCAACAATCAGTATTTCGATAAGCTCGAAAAGGCCGGCCTGCGCTTTTCCGGCAAATCGATCGATGGGCGTTTGGTCGAAGTGATCGAGATCGCCGATCATCCCTGGTTCCTGGCTTGCCAGTTCCATCCCGAATTTACCTCGACTCCGCGCAAAGGGCATCCGTTGTTTTCGGGATTCGTGATCGCGGCGGCGGAGCATAAAAAGATAACTGTGTAG
- the ispD gene encoding 2-C-methyl-D-erythritol 4-phosphate cytidylyltransferase, translated as MTESIQFWAVVPAAGVGKRMQSDRPKQYLELAGKTVIERTLNRLLEAGVFGAVAVAVSTEDPYWPELEVSRHPSVITAPGGKERADSVLSALKSLHGQADDGDWVLVHDAARPCITSEDIRKLIDTLADDPIGGILALSLHDTLKDVQGSSIVGTLDRRHIWRALTPQMFRYGMLKAALTEAEGNPAITDEASALELKGFKPKIVEGRADNIKITRPEDLALATFYLEQQ; from the coding sequence ATGACCGAGTCAATCCAATTCTGGGCCGTCGTGCCGGCGGCCGGCGTCGGCAAGCGCATGCAGTCCGACCGTCCCAAACAATATCTCGAACTGGCCGGAAAGACCGTGATCGAGCGGACCCTGAACCGCTTGCTGGAGGCGGGCGTGTTCGGTGCGGTCGCGGTGGCCGTTTCGACCGAGGATCCCTACTGGCCCGAATTGGAAGTATCGAGGCATCCAAGCGTGATCACCGCGCCCGGCGGCAAGGAACGGGCCGATTCGGTGCTGTCCGCGTTGAAATCCCTGCACGGCCAAGCCGATGACGGCGACTGGGTGCTGGTGCATGATGCCGCTCGCCCCTGTATCACGTCGGAAGATATCCGTAAACTGATCGATACCCTGGCCGATGATCCGATCGGCGGGATTCTGGCGCTGTCTTTGCACGATACCTTGAAGGATGTGCAGGGAAGCTCAATCGTCGGAACGCTCGACCGCCGCCATATCTGGCGCGCGTTGACCCCGCAGATGTTCCGCTACGGCATGTTGAAGGCTGCGTTGACCGAAGCGGAAGGCAACCCGGCAATCACCGACGAGGCCAGTGCGCTTGAGCTGAAAGGCTTCAAGCCGAAAATCGTCGAAGGACGAGCCGACAACATCAAAATTACCCGGCCCGAAGATCTGGCGCTGGCAACCTTTTATCTGGAGCAACAATGA